The following proteins are encoded in a genomic region of Musa acuminata AAA Group cultivar baxijiao chromosome BXJ2-11, Cavendish_Baxijiao_AAA, whole genome shotgun sequence:
- the LOC135627687 gene encoding heterodimeric geranylgeranyl pyrophosphate synthase small subunit, chloroplastic-like, translated as MASAFPFLLLPNVPSPKMPPPSSLLFPKPRPLSLPFRCSAAAAAAAPAFDLRGYWTSLISEIEADLDSAVPIRYPESVHKAMRHSVLSGGGKRAPPIMCIAACELVGGHRSAAFPAACALEMIHAASLVHDDLPCMDAAPLRRGRPSTHALFGVDMAVLAGDALFPLAYQHIVARTPSPDLVSHVAVLRVLAEIARAVGSTGMAAGQFLDLSGASCGGEEEVVLVLEKKFGEMAECSAVCGGLLGSASDEELEALRRYGRTIGVLYQLVDDVLMESNGGAGKMRSNASVVTVLGMERALEMVEEFQTKAKQELERFGDKYGDKVQPLSSFVDYAVERGFLVDSSTNVAVNSNASC; from the coding sequence ATGGCATCTGCCTttcccttcctcctccttcccaaTGTCCCCAGTCCCAAAATGCCCCCGCCATCCTCGCTCCTATTCCCCAAACCCCGCCCCCTCTCCCTCCCCTTCCGctgctccgccgccgccgccgccgccgcgcccGCCTTCGACCTCCGCGGCTACTGGACGTCCTTGATCTCCGAGATCGAGGCAGATCTCGACTCCGCCGTCCCGATCCGCTACCCGGAGAGCGTCCACAAGGCCATGCGCCACTCGGTCCTCTCCGGCGGAGGAAAGCGCGCGCCGCCTATCATGTGCATCGCCGCCTGCGAGCTCGTCGGCGGCCACCGCTCCGCTGCTTTCCCCGCTGCCTGCGCCCTCGAGATGATCCACGCCGCTTCGCTCGTCCACGATGACCTACCCTGCATGGACGCCGCCCCGCTTCGCCGCGGCCGCCCCTCCACCCACGCCCTCTTCGGGGTCGACATGGCCGTCCTCGCCGGCGACGCCCTCTTCCCCCTCGCCTACCAGCACATCGTCGCCCGTACCCCGTCGCCCGACCTAGTGTCCCATGTTGCCGTCCTCCGCGTCCTTGCCGAGATCGCCCGCGCCGTCGGGTCCACCGGCATGGCCGCCGGCCAGTTCCTCGACCTATCCGGCGCCTCCTGCGGAGGCGAGGAGGAGGTCGTCCTCGTCCTGGAGAAGAAATTCGGCGAGATGGCCGAGTGCTCCGCGGTGTGCGGGGGGCTGCTGGGCAGCGCTAGTGATGAGGAACTGGAGGCGCTGAGGCGGTACGGCCGGACGATAGGGGTGCTGTACCAACTCGTGGACGACGTGCTGATGGAGTCGAACGGAGGGGCGGGGAAGATGAGGAGCAATGCGAGCGTGGTCACGGTACTGGGGATGGAGAGGGCATTGGAGATGGTGGAGGAGTTCCAGACGAAGGCCAAGCAGGAGCTGGAGAGGTTTGGGGACAAGTACGGGGACAAGGTGCAGCCTTTGTCTAGTTTTGTAGATTATGCTGTGGAGAGGGGTTTCTTGGTCGATAGCAGTACCAATGTGGCTGTGAACAGCAATGCTTCTTGCTAG
- the LOC103970826 gene encoding uncharacterized protein LOC103970826: MRFTWLLFLALSNCFFCSIVSAKPAKAHCKNPYFWRCYGVPHTCPPGCPKFCQVDCKICKPYCACDKPGAVCQDPRFIGGDGIMFYFHGRKDKDFCLVSDAGIHINGHFIGKNNRKGRDFTWVQSIGVLFGRHRLFVGARKVSRWHAFDDNIHIQLDGADVEIPSGEGAVWESRGAGLTIERVAAENDVVVEVTGLVEIRARVVPITAEESRVHGYDIGEDDDCFAHLELSFKLSSPSASLHGILGQTYAPDYRSRVKIGAAMPIMGGEKKFSSSHLFATDCAVSRFGTEGEEEGNELKTANVAKSQ; encoded by the exons ATGAGGTTTACCTGGCTGTTATTCTTAGCTCTAAGCAACTGTTTCTTCTGCAGCATTGTGAGTGCTAAGCCTGCAAAAGCCCACTGTAAGAACCCTTACTTTTGGAGATGCTACGGAGTCCCCCACACCTGTCCTCCTGGATGTCCTAAATTCTGCCAGGTAGATTGCAAGATCTGCAAACCATATTGTG CTTGTGACAAGCCCGGAGCGGTATGCCAAGACCCTCGCTTCATCGGCGGGGACGGCATCATGTTCTACTTCCACGGGAGGAAGGACAAGGACTTCTGCCTTGTCTCCGACGCCGGCATCCACATCAACGGCCACTTCATCGGGAAGAACAACCGCAAGGGGAGGGACTTCACCTGGGTCCAGTCCATCGGGGTCCTCTTCGGCCGGCACCGGCTGTTCGTCGGCGCGAGGAAGGTCTCACGGTGGCACGCATTCGACGACAACATCCACATCCAACTCGACGGAGCAGACGTCGAGATCCCGTCGGGAGAGGGCGCGGTCTGGGAGTCTCGAGGAGCAGGGTTGACGATCGAACGCGTTGCGGCGGAGAACGACGTGGTGGTGGAAGTTACGGGTCTCGTGGAGATAAGAGCGAGGGTGGTGCCGATCACCGCAGAGGAATCGAGGGTGCACGGGTACGACATAGGTGAGGACGACGATTGCTTTGCTCATCTGGAGCTCAGCTTCAAGCTGAGCTCGCCGAGTGCTTCACTGCATGGGATCCTGGGACAGACCTATGCTCCGGACTACCGCAGCCGAGTCAAGATCGGCGCTGCAATGCCGATCATGGGCGGCGAGAAAAAGTTCTCGTCGTCCCATCTGTTTGCCACGGACTGTGCTGTGTCAAGGTTCGGaacggaaggagaagaagaaggcaatGAACTGAAGACAGCGAACGTTGCAAAGTCGCAGTAG
- the LOC135627689 gene encoding dehydrin DHN1-like, with product MAEEHHKAVESGEEVEVQDRGLFDFLGKKKEEEKTEECHEEVLVSGVEKIHLEEAGKEEDKKEGLLEKLHRSHSSSSSSSSDEEEEDGGENKEKKKKKKGLKEKIKEKLGCEKKEGEDEAKLTEVHVEHEVVAAAVVTDGDDTEVVVEKVEESTVKVEAGPEGEEEKKGFLEKIKEKLPGHKKPAEEVPVACVAEHEGEGHEGKEKKGILGKLMEKLPGYHKAEEKEGEKSSPAH from the exons ATGGCGGAGGAGCACCACAAGGCTGTGGAGAGTGGTGAGGAGGTGGAGGTGCAAGACCGGGGTTTGTTCGACTTCCTtgggaagaagaaagaggaggaaaagaCGGAGGAGTGCCATGAGGAGGTCTTGGTTAGCGGGGTGGAGAAGATCCACTTAGAGGAAGCCGGGAAGGAGGAGGATAAGAAGGAAGGCCTGTTGGAGAAGCTGCACCGGTCTCACAGCTCCAGCTCTAGCTCG TCgagtgatgaagaagaagaagatggaggagagaacaaagagaagaagaaaaagaagaaagggcTGAAGGAGAAGATCAAGGAAAAGCTCGGTTGCGAGAAGAAAGAGGGCGAAGATGAAGCGAAGTTGACGGAGGTCCATGTCGAGCATGAGGTCGTGGCGGCAGCGGTGGTGACCGACGGTGACGACACTGAAGTGGTCGTGGAGAAGGTGGAGGAGTCGACCGTCAAGGTAGAAGCCGGCCctgagggggaggaggagaagaaagggtTCCTGGAGAAGATCAAAGAGAAACTGCCCGGCCACAAGAAGCCAGCGGAGGAGGTCCCTGTTGCGTGCGTGGCGGAGCACGAGGGCGAGGGCCACGAggggaaggagaagaagggtatCCTGGGGAAGCTAATGGAGAAGCTGCCGGGTTACCACAAGGCCGAGGAGAAGGAGGGGGAGAAGAGCAGCCCTGCCCACTAG